One window of Gilliamella sp. B3022 genomic DNA carries:
- the gshB gene encoding glutathione synthase → MIKLGIVMDPISHIKIKKDTSFAMLHEAQKRGYQLFYMEMNDLFLRNGEAYATTKTLKVYNDHSHWFDFTEEQTIPLSDLDVILMRKDPPFDTEFIYATYILERAEAKGVLVVNKPQSLRDCNEKLFTAWFAQFTPETLVTRQTQHIKAFHQQYSDIILKPLDGMGGSSIFRIKQGDPNVSVIIETLTEHNTRYCMAQTYIPAITNGDKRVLIVDGEPVPFCLARIPQKGETRGNLAAGGHGEVRALNESDWHIAKSVAPTLKEKGLLFVGLDIIGDKLTEINVTSPTCVREIEAENPNLSITGMLMDAIERRLNKLS, encoded by the coding sequence ATGATTAAGCTTGGTATAGTAATGGATCCCATTAGTCATATTAAAATTAAAAAAGACACAAGTTTTGCTATGCTACATGAAGCACAAAAACGCGGATACCAACTTTTTTATATGGAAATGAATGATCTTTTTTTACGTAATGGCGAAGCTTACGCAACGACAAAGACATTAAAGGTTTATAACGACCATTCCCATTGGTTTGATTTTACCGAAGAGCAAACAATACCATTGAGTGATCTTGATGTTATTTTGATGCGTAAAGATCCACCCTTTGATACCGAATTTATATATGCAACGTATATTCTTGAACGAGCTGAAGCAAAAGGTGTATTAGTGGTTAATAAACCACAAAGTTTACGAGATTGTAATGAAAAACTCTTTACGGCTTGGTTTGCGCAATTTACGCCTGAAACATTGGTCACTCGGCAAACTCAACATATCAAAGCGTTTCATCAACAATATTCTGATATTATTTTAAAACCACTGGACGGTATGGGAGGATCTTCAATTTTTAGAATCAAGCAAGGCGATCCAAACGTATCTGTTATTATTGAAACATTAACTGAACACAATACACGTTATTGTATGGCGCAAACTTATATACCAGCTATAACAAATGGGGATAAACGGGTTTTAATTGTTGATGGTGAACCTGTACCTTTTTGTCTAGCAAGAATACCACAAAAAGGTGAAACACGAGGTAACCTAGCGGCAGGTGGTCATGGTGAAGTGAGAGCATTAAACGAAAGTGATTGGCATATTGCTAAAAGTGTTGCTCCTACTCTAAAAGAAAAAGGATTATTATTTGTAGGTTTGGACATTATCGGTGATAAACTCACTGAAATTAATGTTACTAGCCCAACCTGTGTTCGTGAAATTGAAGCAGAAAATCCAAATCTTTCAATTACTGGCATGCTTATGGATGCCATTGAACGTCGATTAAATAAGTTGAGTTAA
- a CDS encoding GNAT family N-acetyltransferase, producing MIREFKSTDLDKVMAIWLQGNEQAHNFIDSNFFKQNFDIVKMLIPMSTVYVQDLDGVKGFIGITENYISGLFVEQNYRQQGTGKALVNKAKQRYNQLFVHVYKKNTDAINFFLSQNFEIISESINEESNESELLLRCDIEHNVKIGKCAL from the coding sequence ATGATAAGAGAATTTAAAAGTACTGATTTAGATAAAGTCATGGCAATATGGTTACAAGGTAATGAACAAGCACATAACTTTATTGATAGTAATTTTTTCAAACAAAATTTTGATATTGTAAAAATGTTGATCCCAATGTCAACCGTGTATGTTCAAGATCTTGATGGAGTTAAAGGCTTTATTGGTATAACTGAAAATTATATTTCAGGGTTATTTGTTGAACAAAATTATCGTCAACAAGGTACAGGTAAAGCTTTGGTTAATAAAGCTAAACAACGCTATAATCAACTTTTTGTTCACGTCTATAAAAAAAATACTGATGCAATTAACTTTTTTCTTTCACAAAACTTTGAAATCATATCAGAATCAATCAATGAAGAAAGCAATGAATCAGAATTATTATTACGTTGCGATATTGAGCATAATGTTAAAATCGGTAAATGTGCTTTATAA
- a CDS encoding YqgE/AlgH family protein — MNLKNHFIIAMPNMNDVLFSRSVVYICEHNRDGAMGIIINKPIIELNISTILTRLEITASRNCAELEYPVFAGGPIAEEQGFILHTPQTGFSSSIQISDDVMITTSLDLLKSIGTSQQPKDLLLALGYSSWQPLQLEDEVARNDWLVADADAKIIFEIPFENRWEKAAESLGVNMNTISHQMGNA, encoded by the coding sequence ATGAATTTAAAAAATCATTTTATTATCGCTATGCCGAACATGAACGATGTATTATTTAGTCGTTCTGTTGTATATATTTGTGAGCATAACCGTGATGGTGCCATGGGCATTATTATCAATAAACCCATTATTGAACTGAATATTTCAACGATACTAACCCGTCTTGAAATTACTGCATCAAGAAATTGTGCCGAACTTGAATATCCTGTATTTGCAGGGGGGCCGATTGCAGAAGAACAAGGCTTTATATTACACACACCACAAACGGGTTTTTCATCGAGTATTCAAATTTCTGATGATGTCATGATAACCACATCTCTGGATTTGTTAAAATCCATTGGTACCAGTCAACAACCTAAAGATCTTTTATTGGCATTGGGTTATTCCAGTTGGCAACCGTTGCAACTTGAAGATGAAGTTGCTAGAAATGATTGGTTGGTTGCTGATGCTGACGCTAAAATTATTTTTGAAATTCCTTTTGAAAATCGCTGGGAAAAAGCAGCCGAATCATTGGGCGTCAATATGAACACTATTTCACACCAAATGGGTAATGCATAA
- the ruvX gene encoding Holliday junction resolvase RuvX: MATVIAFDFGTFSIGAAIGQDVTRTANPLCSFKARDGIPNWQHIEKILNEWQPDLLVVGLPLNMDGTEQPLTARARKFANRLHGRFGYQVHLQDERLSTVEAKSRIFASRGYRALEKGHVDATSAVIILESWFDNN; this comes from the coding sequence ATGGCAACAGTAATTGCATTTGATTTTGGCACCTTTAGTATTGGTGCCGCCATTGGTCAGGATGTGACTAGAACAGCTAATCCTCTTTGTTCATTTAAAGCTCGTGACGGCATACCTAATTGGCAACATATTGAAAAAATTCTAAATGAGTGGCAACCTGATTTATTAGTCGTAGGTCTACCGTTAAACATGGATGGAACAGAACAGCCATTAACGGCAAGAGCCCGTAAGTTTGCTAATCGATTACATGGACGCTTTGGTTATCAAGTTCATCTGCAAGATGAACGGTTATCAACAGTTGAAGCGAAATCACGTATTTTTGCTTCTCGTGGTTATCGTGCTCTTGAAAAAGGTCATGTTGATGCTACCTCTGCTGTTATTATTTTAGAAAGTTGGTTTGATAACAATTAG
- the purM gene encoding phosphoribosylformylglycinamidine cyclo-ligase encodes MSNNKSLSYKDAGVDIDAGNELVNRIKSVVKETKRPEVLGGLGGFGALCAIPQKYKEPILVSGTDGVGTKLRLAMDLNRHESIGIDLVAMCVNDLIVQGAEPLFFLDYYATGKLNVDVATTVVTGIAEGCKQSGCALVGGETAEMPGMYHGNDYDLAGFCVGVVEKLQMIDGTKVQDGDALIALASSGIHSNGYSLVRKIIEVSGVNPVIEQLEGKPLADHLLAPTKIYVKSVLDLIAQIEDVHAIVHITGGGFWENIPRVLPDGTQAIINEASWQWPPIFDWLQKTGNISRHEMYRTFNCGVGLIIALPNSLVEKAISILKQHGEKAWLLGEIKYSTSTDRVVIK; translated from the coding sequence GTGTCAAACAATAAATCTCTCAGTTATAAAGATGCTGGTGTCGATATCGATGCTGGCAATGAACTGGTCAATCGCATTAAATCGGTTGTAAAAGAAACTAAACGCCCAGAAGTATTGGGTGGACTAGGTGGTTTTGGTGCACTGTGTGCTATTCCACAAAAATACAAAGAACCCATTTTAGTATCTGGTACAGATGGTGTTGGTACTAAATTACGTCTTGCAATGGATTTGAACCGCCATGAATCAATTGGTATTGATTTGGTAGCAATGTGTGTTAATGACCTTATTGTTCAAGGGGCTGAACCTTTATTTTTCCTTGACTATTATGCAACGGGAAAACTTAATGTTGATGTTGCTACAACAGTTGTTACAGGCATTGCAGAGGGTTGTAAACAATCGGGGTGTGCATTAGTCGGTGGAGAAACAGCGGAAATGCCAGGCATGTATCATGGCAATGACTATGATTTAGCAGGATTTTGTGTCGGTGTCGTTGAAAAATTGCAAATGATTGATGGTACTAAAGTTCAAGACGGTGATGCATTAATTGCATTAGCATCAAGTGGCATACACTCCAATGGCTATTCACTAGTACGAAAAATTATTGAAGTGAGTGGTGTTAACCCAGTCATTGAACAACTTGAGGGAAAACCACTTGCTGATCATCTGCTTGCACCAACTAAAATTTACGTCAAATCTGTTCTTGATTTAATTGCTCAGATTGAAGATGTTCATGCAATTGTTCATATTACTGGTGGTGGTTTTTGGGAAAACATTCCGCGCGTACTACCCGATGGCACTCAAGCAATAATAAACGAAGCGAGTTGGCAATGGCCACCAATATTTGATTGGTTACAAAAAACCGGTAATATCAGTCGTCATGAAATGTACCGCACTTTTAACTGTGGCGTAGGTTTAATTATTGCTTTGCCAAATTCACTAGTAGAGAAAGCAATCTCTATACTTAAGCAGCATGGTGAAAAAGCATGGTTATTAGGTGAAATTAAATACTCAACATCAACTGACCGCGTTGTGATCAAGTAA